From Eleftheria terrae, the proteins below share one genomic window:
- a CDS encoding ABC transporter permease, protein MSLFASLGAIEIGLIFGLVALGVYLSFRIINFPDLTVDGSFPLGGAVAATLTVAGWHPLAATAAALAAGALAGALTAWLNVKLKIMQLLASILVMIGLYSVNLRIMGKPNVALISEPTVFTLLSFGDLPEVWLKPLILLAIVAAAKLLIDAFFASEAGLAMRATGGNPRMARAQGISTDRYTIAGLALSNALVALAGALFAQTQGGADISMGVGTIVIGLAAVIIGETLMPTRSLVLTTLACVLGAVLYRFFIALALNTDFLGLQAQDLNLVTAVLVALALLVPTYKRKLSALRPRPAGAALPVRKEAR, encoded by the coding sequence ATGTCCTTGTTCGCCTCGCTCGGCGCCATCGAGATCGGCCTGATCTTCGGGCTGGTCGCCCTGGGCGTCTACCTCTCCTTCCGCATCATCAACTTCCCCGACCTGACGGTGGACGGCAGCTTCCCGCTGGGCGGCGCGGTGGCCGCCACGCTGACGGTGGCCGGCTGGCATCCGCTGGCAGCCACCGCGGCGGCGCTGGCTGCCGGCGCGCTGGCCGGCGCGCTGACTGCCTGGCTCAACGTGAAGCTGAAGATCATGCAGTTGCTGGCCAGCATCCTGGTGATGATCGGCCTGTACTCGGTGAACCTGCGCATCATGGGCAAGCCCAATGTGGCGCTGATCAGCGAGCCCACGGTGTTCACGCTGCTGAGCTTTGGCGACCTGCCGGAAGTGTGGCTCAAGCCGCTGATCCTGCTGGCCATCGTGGCGGCCGCCAAGCTGCTGATCGACGCCTTCTTCGCTTCCGAAGCCGGCCTGGCCATGCGCGCCACCGGTGGCAACCCCCGCATGGCACGGGCCCAGGGCATCTCGACCGATCGCTACACCATCGCCGGCCTCGCGCTGTCCAACGCCCTGGTGGCGCTGGCCGGCGCCCTGTTCGCGCAGACGCAGGGCGGGGCCGACATCTCGATGGGCGTCGGCACCATCGTCATCGGCCTGGCCGCGGTCATCATCGGCGAGACGCTGATGCCCACCCGCAGCCTGGTACTGACGACGCTGGCCTGCGTGCTCGGCGCGGTGCTGTATCGCTTCTTCATCGCGCTGGCACTCAACACCGATTTTCTGGGCCTGCAGGCGCAGGACCTGAACCTCGTCACCGCGGTGCTGGTCGCCCTGGCCCTGCTGGTGCCCACCTACAAGCGCAAGCTGTCGGCGCTGCGGCCGCGCCCGGCCGGCGCCGCCCTGCCCGTTCGCAAGGAGGCCCGCTGA
- a CDS encoding Lrp/AsnC family transcriptional regulator, translated as MYAIDLDRTDRKILGFLQEHGRASNLELAEQVSMSAAQVLRRHRRLEEAGVIARYETRLNPASLGLNVVAFIHVSMEKGHIRELPKFKDLIADLPQVLECYSVTGDFDYVIKVIERDLKSLSTFLMDTLMQLPGVTGVRSSVCLDEIKCTSALPLPV; from the coding sequence TTGTACGCAATTGATCTGGATCGAACCGACCGCAAAATCCTCGGCTTCCTGCAGGAGCACGGCCGGGCGTCCAACCTGGAGCTGGCCGAGCAGGTCAGCATGTCGGCGGCCCAGGTGCTGAGGCGCCACCGGCGCCTGGAGGAAGCGGGCGTCATCGCCCGCTACGAGACCCGCCTGAACCCGGCCAGCCTGGGGCTGAACGTGGTGGCCTTCATCCATGTGTCGATGGAGAAGGGCCACATCCGCGAGCTGCCCAAGTTCAAGGACCTGATCGCCGACCTGCCGCAGGTGCTGGAGTGCTACTCGGTGACCGGCGACTTCGACTACGTCATCAAGGTGATCGAGCGCGACCTGAAGTCGCTCTCGACCTTCCTGATGGACACGCTGATGCAGCTGCCGGGCGTGACCGGCGTGCGCTCCAGCGTCTGCCTCGACGAAATCAAGTGCACCAGCGCCTTGCCGCTGCCGGTGTGA
- a CDS encoding ABC transporter ATP-binding protein, with protein sequence MLRAQGLEITFNPGTPIENRALRGLDLCIPKGQFVTVIGSNGAGKSTCLNAISGDLLVDRGSIEIDGIDVTRRCAWQRADLVARVFQDPMAGTCEALSIEENMALACKRGEDRGPRLALNRSLREEFRAKLSTLNLGLENRLADRMGLLSGGQRQAISLLMASLRPSRILLLDEHTAALDPKTAAFVLELTARIVAENGLTAMMVTHSMRQALDYGSRTVMLHEGRVILDVAGSERAGLDVPDLLQMFERTRGEKLDDDKLLLA encoded by the coding sequence ATGCTGCGCGCCCAAGGACTCGAGATCACCTTCAACCCCGGCACGCCGATCGAGAACCGGGCGCTGCGCGGGCTGGACCTGTGCATTCCCAAGGGCCAGTTCGTCACCGTCATCGGCTCCAACGGTGCCGGCAAGTCGACCTGCCTGAACGCCATCAGCGGCGACTTGCTGGTGGACCGCGGCAGCATCGAGATCGACGGCATCGACGTCACCCGGCGCTGCGCCTGGCAGCGCGCCGACCTGGTGGCCCGCGTGTTCCAGGACCCGATGGCCGGCACCTGCGAGGCGCTCAGCATCGAGGAGAACATGGCGCTGGCCTGCAAGCGCGGCGAAGACCGCGGCCCGCGCCTGGCCCTCAACCGCAGCCTGCGGGAGGAGTTCCGCGCCAAGCTGAGCACGCTCAACCTGGGCCTGGAAAACCGCCTGGCCGACCGCATGGGCCTGCTCTCCGGTGGCCAGCGCCAGGCCATCAGCCTGCTGATGGCTTCGCTGCGGCCCTCGCGCATCCTGCTGCTCGACGAGCACACCGCCGCGCTCGATCCCAAGACCGCCGCCTTCGTGCTGGAGCTCACCGCCCGCATCGTGGCCGAGAACGGCCTGACCGCGATGATGGTGACCCACAGCATGCGCCAGGCGCTCGACTACGGCAGCCGCACCGTGATGCTGCATGAAGGCCGGGTGATCCTCGACGTCGCCGGCAGCGAGCGCGCCGGCCTGGACGTGCCCGACCTGCTGCAGATGTTCGAGCGCACCCGCGGCGAGAAGCTCGACGACGACAAGCTGCTGCTGGCCTGA
- the hppD gene encoding 4-hydroxyphenylpyruvate dioxygenase: MTDLFENPMGLMGFEFVEFSSPTPNVLEPLFEMMGFTLVARHRSKNVLLYRQGEINFIVNNEPKSVAAYFAAEHGPAACGMAFRVKDAHKAYARALELGAQPVDIPTGPMELRLPAIKGIGGAPLYLIDRFEEGKSIYDIDFEFIEGVDRHPQGAGLKLIDHLTHNVYRGRMAYWAAFYERLFNFREIRYFDIKGEYTGLTSKAMTAPDGKIRIPLNEESSKGSGQIEEFLMQFSGEGIQHVALLTDDLVATWDKLKQSGMPFMTAPPATYYEMLEGRLPNHGEPTQELQARGILLDGATGPEGRRLLLQIFSNTVLGPVFFEFIQRKGDDGFGEGNFKALFESIERDQVRRGVIKTA; this comes from the coding sequence ATGACCGATCTGTTTGAGAACCCGATGGGGCTGATGGGATTCGAGTTTGTCGAATTCTCGTCGCCCACCCCCAATGTGTTGGAGCCCCTGTTCGAGATGATGGGCTTCACGCTGGTGGCCCGCCACCGCTCGAAGAACGTCCTGCTGTACCGCCAGGGCGAGATCAACTTCATCGTCAACAACGAGCCCAAGAGCGTCGCGGCCTACTTCGCGGCCGAGCATGGCCCGGCGGCCTGCGGCATGGCCTTCCGCGTCAAGGATGCGCACAAGGCCTATGCCCGCGCGCTGGAGCTGGGCGCACAGCCGGTGGACATCCCCACCGGCCCGATGGAGCTGCGCCTGCCCGCCATCAAGGGCATCGGCGGCGCGCCGCTGTACCTGATCGACCGCTTCGAGGAAGGCAAGTCGATCTATGACATCGACTTCGAGTTCATCGAGGGCGTCGACCGCCACCCGCAGGGCGCCGGCCTGAAGCTCATCGACCACCTGACGCACAACGTCTACCGCGGCCGCATGGCCTACTGGGCGGCCTTCTACGAGCGGCTGTTCAACTTCCGCGAGATCCGCTACTTCGACATCAAGGGCGAGTACACCGGCCTGACCTCCAAGGCCATGACGGCGCCGGATGGCAAGATCCGCATTCCGCTGAACGAGGAATCGTCCAAGGGCTCCGGCCAGATCGAGGAGTTCCTGATGCAATTCAGCGGCGAGGGCATCCAGCACGTCGCGCTGCTGACCGACGACCTGGTGGCCACCTGGGACAAGCTCAAGCAGTCCGGCATGCCCTTCATGACCGCCCCGCCCGCCACCTACTACGAGATGCTGGAAGGCCGCCTGCCCAACCACGGCGAGCCGACCCAGGAGCTGCAGGCCCGTGGCATCCTGCTCGACGGTGCCACCGGCCCCGAGGGCCGGCGCCTGCTGCTGCAGATCTTCTCGAACACAGTGCTCGGCCCGGTGTTCTTCGAGTTCATCCAGCGCAAGGGCGACGACGGCTTCGGCGAAGGCAACTTCAAGGCCTTGTTCGAGTCGATCGAGCGCGACCAGGTGCGCCGGGGCGTCATCAAGACGGCTTGA
- a CDS encoding Glu/Leu/Phe/Val dehydrogenase dimerization domain-containing protein gives MKDLLQRFEARAPEIVFEWHDAETPARGWVVINSLRGGAAGGGTRMRRGLDRREVESLAKTMEIKFAVSGPAIGGAKSGIDFDPADPRKDGVLRRWYKAVTPLLKTYYGTGGDLNVDEVHEVVPITESHGLWHPQEGVVNGHYSPTESERIRKVSQLRTGVSKVVEDPRYTPDAGRKLVVADLITGWGVAESVRHYYRLYGGKLAGKRVIVQGWGNVGSAAAYYLAQAGARIVGILDRDGGLLQAEGWSFEQVREFFLNKQGNRLAADGLLPPEELQRRAWSAGAEIFLPCAASRLVTREQLDQLVAAGLELVSSGANVPFADREIFYGPTYEHADSRVAVIPDFIANCGMARAFAYLMQGEADISDAAIFEDVSVTIARALERCHGRSAARTGIARTAFELTLAQLV, from the coding sequence ATGAAAGACTTGCTGCAACGCTTCGAGGCCCGCGCCCCGGAGATCGTCTTCGAATGGCATGACGCCGAGACGCCGGCGCGCGGCTGGGTGGTGATCAACTCGCTGCGCGGCGGCGCCGCTGGCGGTGGCACCCGCATGCGCCGCGGGCTGGACCGCCGCGAGGTGGAGTCGCTGGCCAAGACCATGGAGATCAAGTTCGCGGTGTCAGGCCCCGCCATCGGCGGCGCCAAGTCGGGCATCGACTTCGACCCGGCCGACCCGCGCAAGGACGGCGTGCTGCGCCGCTGGTACAAGGCCGTGACGCCGCTGCTCAAGACCTACTACGGCACCGGCGGCGACCTCAACGTCGACGAAGTGCACGAGGTGGTGCCCATCACCGAGAGCCACGGCCTGTGGCACCCGCAGGAAGGCGTGGTCAACGGCCACTACTCGCCCACCGAGAGCGAGCGCATCCGCAAGGTGAGCCAGCTGCGTACCGGCGTCTCCAAGGTGGTGGAGGACCCCCGCTACACGCCTGACGCCGGCCGCAAGCTGGTGGTGGCCGACCTCATCACCGGCTGGGGCGTGGCCGAGTCGGTGCGGCACTACTACCGCCTGTACGGCGGCAAGCTGGCCGGCAAGCGCGTCATCGTGCAAGGCTGGGGCAATGTCGGCTCGGCCGCGGCCTACTACCTGGCGCAGGCCGGCGCCCGCATCGTCGGCATCCTGGACCGCGACGGCGGCCTGCTGCAGGCCGAGGGCTGGAGCTTCGAGCAGGTGCGCGAGTTCTTCCTGAACAAGCAAGGCAACCGCCTGGCCGCCGACGGCCTGCTGCCGCCGGAGGAACTGCAGCGCCGCGCCTGGAGCGCCGGTGCCGAGATCTTCCTGCCCTGCGCCGCCTCGCGCCTGGTGACGCGCGAGCAGCTGGACCAGCTGGTGGCCGCTGGCCTGGAGCTGGTGTCCAGCGGCGCCAACGTGCCGTTCGCCGACCGCGAGATCTTCTACGGCCCCACCTACGAGCATGCCGACAGCCGCGTCGCCGTGATTCCCGACTTCATTGCCAACTGCGGCATGGCGCGTGCTTTCGCTTATTTGATGCAGGGCGAGGCGGACATCTCCGACGCTGCGATCTTCGAGGACGTGTCGGTGACCATCGCCCGCGCGCTGGAGCGCTGCCATGGCCGCTCCGCCGCCCGCACCGGCATCGCCCGCACCGCCTTCGAGCTGACGCTCGCCCAGCTTGTTTAA
- a CDS encoding ABC transporter substrate-binding protein gives MQHNFFVRRSLLAAAALALSSAALPALAADKSVAVTAIVEHPALDAARDGVRDELKAAGFEAGKNLKFDYQSAQGNTGTAAQIARKYIGDRPDVIVAIATPSAQAVVAGTRDIPVVFSAVTDPVTAKLVKSWEPSGTNVTGVSDLSPLDKHLELIKKIVPQGKRVGVIYSPGEANSVAILEALRKAAPAAGVTLVEAAAARTVDVPTAAQSLVGKADVIYAPTDNNVMSAFEGIVKVAQQAKLPVVAADTAAVKRGAVAALGLNYYDLGRQTGKVVARILKGEAPGKIAPQTATTFELHLNPGAAQKQGVTLAQDLVSTAKVVVK, from the coding sequence ATGCAACATAATTTCTTCGTCCGTCGTTCCCTGCTGGCCGCCGCAGCGCTGGCCCTGTCCAGCGCTGCCCTGCCGGCGCTGGCCGCCGACAAGTCGGTGGCGGTGACGGCCATCGTCGAGCACCCCGCCCTCGACGCCGCCCGTGACGGCGTGCGTGACGAACTGAAGGCCGCCGGCTTCGAGGCCGGCAAGAACCTGAAGTTCGACTACCAGAGTGCCCAGGGCAACACCGGCACCGCCGCCCAGATCGCCCGCAAGTACATCGGCGACCGGCCCGATGTCATCGTGGCCATCGCCACGCCCTCGGCCCAGGCCGTGGTGGCCGGCACGCGCGACATCCCGGTGGTCTTCAGCGCCGTCACCGACCCGGTGACGGCCAAGCTGGTCAAGAGCTGGGAGCCCTCCGGCACCAACGTCACCGGTGTGTCCGACCTGTCGCCGCTGGACAAGCACCTGGAGCTGATCAAGAAGATCGTGCCGCAGGGCAAGCGCGTCGGCGTCATCTACAGCCCGGGCGAAGCCAACTCGGTCGCCATCCTCGAGGCGCTGCGCAAGGCCGCGCCGGCCGCCGGCGTCACGCTGGTCGAAGCGGCCGCCGCCCGCACGGTGGATGTGCCCACCGCAGCACAAAGCCTGGTCGGCAAGGCCGACGTCATCTACGCGCCCACCGACAACAACGTGATGTCGGCCTTCGAGGGCATCGTCAAGGTGGCCCAGCAGGCCAAGCTGCCGGTGGTGGCGGCCGACACCGCCGCCGTCAAGCGTGGCGCGGTGGCGGCGCTTGGCCTCAACTACTACGACCTCGGCCGCCAGACCGGCAAGGTGGTGGCCCGCATCCTGAAGGGCGAGGCCCCGGGCAAGATCGCCCCGCAGACGGCCACCACCTTCGAGCTGCACCTCAACCCCGGTGCCGCCCAGAAGCAAGGCGTCACGCTGGCGCAGGACCTCGTCAGCACCGCCAAGGTCGTGGTCAAGTAA
- a CDS encoding cupin domain-containing protein, whose protein sequence is MSDHPPSSLNTEGVFEPFHVSRVPTEEVMRGERYGMRFQHLSSFGGGSQISVSLEVLPPGRQANQLHYHLLEEEHVYVLEGCLTLRLGEHTWELQAGHYVCFPAGQKLGHALINRSDQPCRYLVLGAPHPHDVVVFPDTGRIAVKLTGEGYRQSATQGYWEGVDTGGPA, encoded by the coding sequence TTGAGCGATCACCCCCCCAGCTCCCTCAATACCGAAGGTGTGTTCGAGCCCTTCCATGTCAGCCGCGTCCCCACCGAGGAGGTGATGCGCGGCGAGCGCTACGGGATGCGCTTCCAGCACCTCAGCTCCTTCGGCGGTGGCTCGCAGATCAGCGTGTCGCTCGAAGTGCTGCCGCCCGGCCGCCAGGCCAACCAGCTGCACTACCACCTGCTGGAGGAGGAGCATGTCTATGTGCTGGAGGGCTGCCTCACGTTGCGCCTGGGCGAGCACACCTGGGAGCTGCAGGCGGGGCACTACGTGTGCTTCCCGGCCGGGCAGAAGCTGGGCCACGCCCTGATCAACCGCAGCGACCAGCCCTGCCGCTACCTGGTCCTCGGCGCCCCGCATCCGCACGATGTGGTGGTGTTCCCCGACACCGGCCGCATCGCGGTGAAGCTCACCGGCGAGGGCTACCGCCAGTCGGCCACCCAGGGCTACTGGGAAGGTGTGGACACCGGCGGGCCGGCATAG